The following proteins come from a genomic window of Methanomassiliicoccales archaeon:
- a CDS encoding HD domain-containing protein, translated as MSQGPMNAKLIYKFFEAANMQRWNDHIRPVELTELDKQSHKMVIAYVLARFEETEKGRSIDWTKIIEGGIFEFLHRIFLTDLKPPVYHRMQKEKGKELNEYVFRELISEVPDIDPDFLARFKAYHLEKDESIERRVLRAAHYLATNWEFRLIYAANPTMMGIEETKHNIEMQIEDHYDLIGVQRIMLAKKSYGFIEFCGQLRYQQRWARAPRIPRTSVLGHMLMVAIMSYLCSLRISADPKRTVNNFYTALFHDLPEVLTKDIITPVKKSVGGLEELIADYEEQEVEENLLPLLPATWRKDFEGLVLDPFRNRNRDVENKDERPWAADGAMLKGCDNLAAFIEANSSIKYGVSSKVLRAGKQRLLEIYQASGTVSGIDFYQLMLELDHMDI; from the coding sequence ACTGACGGAATTGGACAAGCAATCGCACAAGATGGTCATCGCTTACGTACTGGCCAGGTTCGAGGAGACGGAGAAGGGGCGGAGCATCGATTGGACCAAGATAATCGAGGGCGGCATATTCGAGTTCCTGCACCGCATCTTCCTGACGGACCTGAAACCTCCAGTATATCATCGCATGCAGAAGGAGAAGGGCAAGGAGCTCAACGAGTACGTCTTCCGCGAGCTGATATCCGAGGTTCCGGACATCGACCCGGACTTCCTAGCCCGCTTCAAAGCCTATCATCTAGAGAAGGACGAGAGCATTGAACGGAGGGTGCTGCGGGCAGCGCACTATCTGGCGACCAATTGGGAGTTCCGTTTGATCTATGCGGCGAACCCCACCATGATGGGGATCGAGGAGACCAAGCACAACATCGAGATGCAGATCGAGGACCACTACGATCTGATAGGAGTGCAGCGCATCATGCTGGCCAAGAAGTCCTACGGCTTCATCGAGTTCTGTGGCCAGCTGCGCTACCAGCAGCGCTGGGCCCGGGCTCCGCGCATCCCCCGGACCTCGGTCCTGGGGCACATGCTCATGGTCGCAATAATGTCCTATCTTTGCTCGCTACGCATCTCGGCCGATCCGAAGCGCACGGTGAACAACTTCTACACCGCCCTGTTCCACGACCTGCCAGAAGTATTGACCAAGGACATAATCACCCCGGTGAAGAAGTCCGTGGGCGGCCTGGAGGAGCTTATCGCCGATTACGAGGAACAGGAGGTGGAGGAGAACCTGCTGCCCCTGCTCCCGGCCACCTGGCGCAAGGACTTTGAAGGTCTGGTGCTGGACCCCTTCCGCAACCGGAACCGGGATGTGGAGAACAAGGACGAGCGCCCCTGGGCGGCGGACGGGGCCATGCTGAAAGGGTGCGACAACCTGGCGGCCTTCATCGAGGCCAACTCCTCCATAAAGTACGGTGTCAGTTCGAAAGTGCTCAGGGCAGGGAAGCAGCGTCTGCTGGAGATATATCAGGCATCCGGGACGGTGTCGGGCATCGACTTCTACCAACTTATGTTGGAGCTGGACCACATGGACATCTGA